The following proteins are encoded in a genomic region of uncultured Ilyobacter sp.:
- the cobA gene encoding uroporphyrinogen-III C-methyltransferase, giving the protein MNKGKVYIVGAGPGDLELLTLKAKRCVEEADCIVYDRLINKRILKFAKPDAELIYLGKLNTEGGVIQDEINKTLVREALKGKVVTRLKGGDPFVFGRGGEEIQEILKDEIPFEVVPGITSSISVPAYSGIPVTHRGISRSFHVFTGHTMEDGGWHNFDAIAKLKGTLVFLMGVKNLDLITGDLIKNGKDPETPVGIIEKGSTSKQRVIRGTLSTIVEIAKKEDVKPPAIIIIGGVVNLREEFNWFEKKELFGKKILVTRDEKQAEAMSSVIEKKGGEAVELPLIQIEDQMKDYDYSEIKKYSCLLFNSQNAVRSFFRYLPDMRLLGDIKIGVVGVKTKEELSKVKLVPDFMPEEYIGELLAKEACDCTKEEDKILFVTSDISPNNPEEWSAKYKRNFEKLAAYKTVKIKKDKSEVEETLKGVDIVTFLSSSTVEAFVESLDGNLDGIKGVKFASIGPVTSETMKKLGLSVDIEAKIFTAEGVLKSIEEAM; this is encoded by the coding sequence ATGAACAAAGGTAAGGTTTATATTGTAGGAGCAGGACCTGGAGACTTAGAACTTCTCACACTAAAAGCTAAGAGATGTGTGGAAGAGGCAGACTGTATTGTCTATGACAGGCTTATAAATAAAAGAATTTTAAAATTTGCAAAACCTGATGCAGAACTAATCTATCTAGGAAAACTCAACACAGAAGGGGGAGTTATCCAAGACGAAATCAACAAGACACTTGTGAGAGAAGCTTTAAAGGGTAAGGTTGTTACGAGATTAAAAGGAGGAGATCCCTTTGTATTTGGGAGAGGGGGCGAAGAGATACAGGAAATATTAAAAGATGAGATTCCTTTTGAAGTTGTTCCTGGAATAACTTCTTCTATATCTGTTCCTGCATATTCTGGTATCCCTGTGACTCACAGGGGAATCTCAAGGTCTTTTCATGTTTTCACAGGTCACACAATGGAAGACGGAGGATGGCATAATTTTGATGCCATTGCTAAACTAAAGGGAACCCTGGTTTTCTTGATGGGTGTAAAAAATCTTGATCTTATTACAGGTGACCTCATAAAAAACGGGAAAGACCCTGAAACACCTGTTGGGATAATAGAAAAAGGAAGTACTTCTAAGCAACGAGTTATAAGAGGAACTCTTTCAACTATAGTTGAAATTGCCAAGAAAGAAGATGTAAAACCTCCGGCAATTATTATCATAGGGGGAGTCGTAAATCTTCGAGAAGAGTTTAACTGGTTTGAGAAAAAGGAACTCTTCGGTAAAAAGATACTTGTGACAAGAGATGAAAAACAGGCTGAAGCAATGAGTAGTGTTATAGAAAAAAAAGGCGGAGAAGCAGTAGAACTTCCTCTTATTCAGATAGAGGATCAGATGAAGGATTATGATTATTCAGAGATCAAAAAATATAGCTGTCTTCTTTTTAATTCCCAAAATGCAGTGAGAAGTTTCTTTAGGTATCTTCCTGACATGAGATTATTGGGCGATATAAAGATAGGTGTAGTGGGAGTGAAGACTAAGGAAGAGCTGTCAAAAGTGAAGCTGGTCCCGGACTTTATGCCAGAAGAGTATATTGGAGAACTTCTTGCAAAGGAAGCTTGTGATTGTACAAAAGAGGAAGACAAAATTTTGTTTGTAACATCTGATATATCTCCAAATAATCCTGAGGAATGGAGTGCCAAATACAAAAGAAACTTTGAAAAATTAGCGGCATATAAAACAGTAAAGATAAAAAAAGATAAAAGTGAAGTGGAAGAAACTCTTAAAGGTGTGGATATAGTTACATTCTTAAGTTCTTCAACTGTAGAGGCTTTTGTAGAAAGCCTTGATGGAAATTTGGACGGGATAAAAGGTGTGAAATTTGCATCTATAGGACCTGTGACAAGTGAGACCATGAAAAAGTTGGGATTATCTGTGGATATAGAGGCCAAGATATTTACAGCAGAAGGAGTTTTAAAGTCGATTGAGGAGGCTATGTGA
- the hemC gene encoding hydroxymethylbilane synthase, translated as MKKNKVVIGTRGSLLAVAQSKHVRSMLQEKYPEIEFEIKEIVTTGDVDLRTNWNNSDTSLKSLFTKEIEKELLDGTIHLAVHSMKDMPAESPAGLICGAIPQREDYRDVMVSKTNTKLSELPTGSVVGTSSLRRTMAVKEMRPDLVIEPIRGNIHTRLRKLKEENFDAIVLAAAGLKRVGLENEITQYLETHEMMPAPAQGALCIQCKEDDLFIREILSSITESEVEEVVEIEREFSKIFDGGCHTPMGCSAEIMGDEICLKGMYCHEDVVYKGEVTGKREEGKSLAQKLAGIIRGQIDEQR; from the coding sequence ATGAAAAAAAACAAAGTGGTAATAGGAACTAGAGGAAGCTTACTTGCTGTGGCTCAGTCAAAACATGTAAGATCAATGCTACAGGAAAAATATCCAGAAATAGAATTTGAGATCAAAGAGATAGTTACTACAGGAGATGTCGACTTAAGAACTAACTGGAACAATAGCGACACTTCTCTTAAAAGCCTTTTTACGAAGGAGATAGAAAAAGAACTACTAGACGGAACTATTCACTTAGCAGTTCATTCGATGAAAGATATGCCAGCAGAAAGTCCAGCAGGATTAATCTGTGGTGCCATTCCTCAAAGAGAGGATTACAGAGATGTTATGGTATCAAAAACAAATACTAAACTTTCTGAACTTCCAACAGGGTCAGTTGTTGGTACAAGCTCTCTAAGAAGAACAATGGCCGTAAAAGAGATGAGACCTGATCTAGTAATAGAGCCTATAAGAGGAAACATTCATACAAGACTGAGAAAACTAAAAGAGGAAAATTTTGATGCAATAGTACTTGCTGCTGCAGGTCTAAAAAGAGTTGGTCTAGAAAATGAGATAACTCAGTACTTAGAAACTCACGAGATGATGCCTGCTCCTGCTCAAGGAGCTCTTTGTATACAATGCAAAGAAGATGATCTTTTTATTAGAGAGATCTTATCATCTATAACAGAGAGTGAAGTGGAAGAAGTGGTAGAGATAGAAAGAGAGTTCTCTAAGATATTTGACGGAGGATGTCATACTCCTATGGGATGTAGTGCAGAAATAATGGGAGATGAAATCTGCCTAAAGGGAATGTACTGTCATGAAGATGTAGTGTATAAAGGAGAAGTTACAGGAAAAAGGGAAGAGGGAAAATCACTTGCTCAAAAACTTGCAGGAATTATTAGGGGGCAGATTGATGAACAAAGGTAA
- the hemA gene encoding glutamyl-tRNA reductase: protein MRMDNFYAVGIDHKKVDMGGRESFIKKNPTEIFDELLENEKIKGYVNLSTCLRIEYYIHVEEGFTEDEIVGLFPSQEELFVKQGEDALHYLFRVICGFESVIKGEDQILAQVKKAHYDAVEVGTTSKVLNVIFNKAIEVGKKFRNESQIAHNALSLEAISLKFIKNNVENLENKNILILGVGDLSQGILYLLKKCKAKNIVVTNRSHHKALVLKDSYDVDVITFDQKVEMAINSDVIVSATSAPHFVLKSEDLMDRLDDGRKRFFLDLAVPRDIDEKLGELPNVDIYNLDHIWETYEKNVTKRENRLKEYSHLITEQIENVKKWFEYRERIA from the coding sequence ATGAGAATGGATAACTTTTATGCAGTGGGAATAGATCATAAAAAAGTTGATATGGGTGGCAGAGAAAGTTTTATAAAGAAAAACCCAACTGAAATTTTTGATGAACTCCTTGAAAATGAAAAAATAAAGGGTTATGTAAACCTTTCCACTTGTCTTAGGATCGAGTACTATATCCACGTAGAGGAAGGATTTACAGAAGATGAAATTGTGGGTCTTTTTCCAAGTCAGGAGGAACTCTTTGTAAAGCAGGGGGAGGATGCACTTCACTATCTCTTTCGGGTAATATGTGGATTTGAGTCTGTGATAAAAGGAGAGGATCAGATCCTGGCACAGGTGAAAAAAGCCCACTATGATGCTGTAGAGGTAGGGACTACTTCAAAGGTATTAAATGTGATATTTAATAAGGCTATAGAGGTTGGGAAAAAATTTCGAAATGAGAGTCAGATAGCACATAATGCCCTGTCGCTAGAGGCAATATCTTTGAAATTTATAAAAAACAATGTAGAAAATCTTGAGAATAAAAATATACTTATATTGGGGGTAGGAGATCTTTCACAGGGCATACTCTATCTTCTAAAAAAATGTAAAGCAAAAAATATAGTTGTTACAAATAGAAGTCATCATAAAGCCCTTGTTCTAAAGGACAGCTATGATGTAGACGTAATAACCTTTGATCAAAAGGTTGAGATGGCCATAAATAGTGACGTTATAGTTAGTGCAACATCGGCACCACATTTTGTACTAAAAAGCGAAGACCTTATGGATAGGCTAGATGACGGCAGAAAACGATTCTTTTTAGATCTCGCAGTACCTAGAGATATTGACGAGAAACTAGGGGAACTTCCCAATGTAGATATTTATAATTTGGATCATATATGGGAAACATATGAAAAAAATGTTACTAAAAGAGAGAACAGACTAAAAGAATATTCACACCTTATCACAGAGCAGATCGAAAATGTGAAAAAATGGTTTGAATACAGGGAAAGGATAGCCTAA